A single genomic interval of Halobacillus halophilus DSM 2266 harbors:
- a CDS encoding symporter small accessory protein, protein MLGIEDVSIAFVWVATVLSALGCVIYGAVMWNRGGGDRE, encoded by the coding sequence ATGTTAGGTATTGAAGATGTGTCTATTGCATTTGTGTGGGTCGCTACTGTGTTGTCCGCACTTGGCTGTGTCATTTACGGGGCCGTCATGTGGAATCGGGGCGGAGGTGACCGAGAGTGA